Proteins encoded in a region of the Globicephala melas chromosome 1, mGloMel1.2, whole genome shotgun sequence genome:
- the FNDC10 gene encoding fibronectin type III domain-containing protein 10, producing MRALLLLLLLLLLAACAPPPCAAAAPTPPGWEPSADAPWCPYKVLPEGPEAGGGRLCFRSPARGFRCQAPACAAHASAGRSLRASVLRNRSVLLQWRLAPAEARRVRAFALNCSWRGAYTRFPCERVLLGASCRDYLLPDVHDGVRYRLCLQSLPLRAEPAVASEPAVVPEPAASAECVEFAAEPAGMREIVVAMTAVGGSICVMLVVICLLVAYITENLMHPAFGRPGLRRQP from the coding sequence ATGCGcgctctgctgctgctgctgctgctgctgctgctggccgcCTGCGCGCCGCCGCCCTGCGCCGCGGCCGCCCCGACGCCGCCGGGCTGGGAGCCGTCGGCAGACGCGCCCTGGTGCCCCTACAAGGTGCTGCCCGAGGGCCCCGAGGCGGGCGGCGGGCGCCTGTGCTTCCGCAGCCCGGCGCGCGGCTTCCGCTGCCAGGCGCCCGCCTGCGCGGCGCACGCCTCGGCCGGCCGCTCGCTGCGCGCCAGCGTCCTGCGCAACCGCAGCGTGCTACTGCAGTGGCGCCTGGCGCCGGCCGAGGCGCGCCGCGTGCGCGCCTTCGCGCTCAACTGCTCGTGGCGCGGCGCCTACACGCGCTTCCCGTGCGAGCGCGTGCTGCTCGGCGCCTCCTGCCGCGACTACCTGCTGCCCGACGTGCACGACGGCGTGCGCTACCGCCTGTGCTTGCAGTCGCTGCCGCTGCGCGCCGAGCCCGCCGTCGCCTCGGAGCCCGCCGTCGTCCCGGAGCCTGCCGCGTCCGCCGAGTGCGTGGAGTTCGCCGCCGAGCCGGCCGGCATGCGGGAGATCGTTGTGGCCATGACGGCGGTGGGCGGCTCCATCTGCGTCATGCTCGTGGTTATCTGCCTACTCGTGGCCTACATCACGGAGAACCTCATGCACCCGGCCTTCGGGCGCCCGGGCCTGCGCCGGCAGCCCTGA